Proteins found in one Aethina tumida isolate Nest 87 chromosome 1, icAetTumi1.1, whole genome shotgun sequence genomic segment:
- the LOC109608445 gene encoding sodium-independent sulfate anion transporter-like encodes MSGNRENGSQVTLTNYMSGDIHNEDRHANPAYTEDKDEKMGEKTNNGNLENTTVLYFPEDKYPRNRQPAYIPKPTVKEWIKDRARRGCTKKLLYKRVPILSWLPLYKTDYIASDLVAGITVGLTVIPQGIAYASVAGLAPQVGLYSAFMACFVYTIFGSCKDAPIGPTAIAALLTRENIHNLGLDGAVLLCFLSGCVEFLMGVLQLGFLIDFISGPVSIGFTSAAAIIIATTQVKDILGLERPGSEFLLVWEQIFQYISETRPWDCILGLSSIVIILILRKMKDIQVGPPGVEKTPVQSFLTKSIWLFCTARNIIVVIVSACLAYYFERIGEKPFRLIAEVKSGLPSFSPPPFSTTVGNTTYSFAEMTSTLGGGILIVPLLSILENISLAKVFSEGKSVDATQEMIALGLCNIASSFVSSIPVTGGLSRGAVNNASGVKTTFGGTYTGIIVILALVLLTPYFSYIPKASLAGVIIAAVVFMVELHVMRPIWKTKKTDLIPAVATFLTCLFLRLEIGILIGVGINVLFLLYATARPSVHVEKYTTSAGCDYLMVTPDRSLTFPSVEYVKSMVSKVGLKQGSSSIPVVIDAKHIQGADFTAAKGIKSLIEDFHKRKQPILFFNLKQSVICVFQGVQPKDFIYCDTFAELNDLLKQYGDRQNVNSV; translated from the exons ATGTCTGGAAATAGGGAGAACGGCAGTCAAGTTACGTTGACCAATTACATGTCTGGCGACATCCACAATGAGGATAGACACGCGAATCCTGCCTACACTGAGGACAAAGACGAAAAGATGGGTGAGAAGACGAATAATGGTAATCTAG AAAATACCACAGTATTATACTTCCCAGAAGACAAATACCCTCGAAACCGACAACCCGCTTACATACCGAAACCGACGGTCAAAGAATGGATAAAAGATCGTGCGAGACGTGGCTGCACCAAAAAGCTTCTTTACAAAAGAGTTCCTATTCTATCGTGGCTGCCCCTTTACAAAACCGATTACATCGCCTCAGATTTGGTGGCGGGAATCACCGTTGGACTAACCGTCATTCCTCAAGGAATCGCCTATGCTTCCGTCGCTGGTTTAGCACCACAAGTAG GGTTGTATTCAGCGTTTATGGCCTGTTTTGTTTACACCATATTCGGTAGCTGCAAGGATGCTCCGATCGGTCCTACTGCAATTGCTGCTCTGCTCACTAGAGAGAACATTCATAATTTAGGGTTGGATGGAGCTGTTCTGCTTTGTTTTCTTAGTGGCTGTGTTGAGTTCCTCATGGGAGTACTTCAACTAG GTTTCTTGATAGATTTTATTTCTGGACCGGTTTCGATTGGTTTCACGTCCGCAGCTGCCATTATCATTGCCACCACTCAGGTTAAGGATATTTTAGGATTGGAGAGGCCTGGTAGTGAATTCCTGCTAGTTTGGGAACAGATATTCCAATATATTTCTGAAACCAGACCTTGGGATTGTATACTAGGACTATCATCTATTGTTATCATCCTTATTCTCAGG AAAATGAAGGATATTCAAGTTGGACCGCCAGGTGTTGAAAAGACACCTGTCCAAAGCTTCTTAACTAAATCCATTTGGCTTTTCTGTACAGCCAGGAACATAATCGTAGTAATAGTGTCCGCTTGCCTTGCTTATTATTTCGAACGAATAGGTGAAAAACCCTTCCGATTAATTG CTGAAGTTAAATCGGGACTGCCATCATTTAGTCCACCACCATTTTCAACAACTGTAGGAAACACCACCTACAGTTTCGCCGAAATGACTTCAACTCTCGGAGGAGGAATTTTAATCGTTCCATTGTTGTCAATACTGGAAAACATATCATTGGCCAAAGTGTTCT CGGAAGGCAAAAGCGTCGATGCGACTCAAGAAATGATCGCTCTGGGATTGTGCAACATCGCCTCCTCTTTCGTCTCATCAATACCCGTAACGGGCGGGTTGTCAAGAGGAGCCGTTAACAACGCGAGCGGTGTAAAAACAACTTTTGGGGGCACTTACACTGGTATCATTGTAATCCTTGCCTTGGTACTCCTTACTCCTTACTTCTCATACATTCCTAAAGCTTCTCTTGCTGGCGTTATCATTGCTGCTGTTGTGTTTATGGTGGAGTTGCACGTTATGAGGCCTATTTGGAAgactaaaa AAACTGATTTAATACCAGCAGTGGCGACATTCCTGACTTGTTTGTTCCTGAGACTGGAGATTGGCATTCTCATTGGTGTCGGTATTAATGTTTTGTTCCTACTTTATGCCACTGCAAGACCTTCTGTCCATGTGGAAAAATACACG acGTCAGCTGGCTGTGATTATTTAATGGTAACTCCTGACAGAAGTCTAACGTTCCCTTCAGTGGAATATGTTAAATCTATGGTTTCTAAAGTTGGTTTGAAACAAGGCTCCAGTTCAATCCCAGTTGTGATCGACGCAAAACACATTCAAGGTGCCGATTTTACCGCTGCAAAG GGCATTAAATCCTTAATAGAAGACTTCCACAAAAGGAAACAGCCGATCCTCTTCTTCAATCTGAAACAAAGTGTGATTTGCGTATTTCAAGGAGTCCAACCGAAAGACTTCATTTACTGCGACACTTTTGCCGAGCTCAATGATTTACTTAAGCAGTATGGAGATAGGCAGAATGTCAATTCGGTTTAA